A single region of the Legionella oakridgensis ATCC 33761 = DSM 21215 genome encodes:
- the hisG gene encoding ATP phosphoribosyltransferase, whose product MNKRLRLVLQKKGRLSQESINLLQRCGLTFRIKENALVTHVENFPIDLLFVRDDDIPILIFDGLCDGGIVGENVLFEAALHSPHKQYRTVLPLGNCYCRLSIAVPESFDYRGPGSLEGKRIATSYPYLLTQYLNERKIRVERLVLSGSVEVAPRMGMADAICDLVSSGQTLEDNKLIEVETVLKSQATFIQSIHTITTEQQALFDMLARRIKAVQQASERKYIVFHAPTMALEKICNHLPGAESPTIVPLPANPNKVAVHVVSSERIFWNTLETIQSLGASSILVLPIEKMLE is encoded by the coding sequence GTGAACAAAAGACTTCGTTTGGTTCTTCAGAAAAAAGGCCGATTATCCCAAGAATCCATCAATTTATTACAACGCTGCGGTTTAACATTTCGTATCAAGGAAAATGCTCTAGTTACTCATGTCGAAAATTTCCCAATTGACTTATTGTTTGTTCGTGATGATGACATCCCCATCTTGATCTTTGACGGGCTATGCGATGGCGGCATTGTCGGTGAAAATGTACTGTTTGAAGCTGCCTTGCATTCCCCACATAAGCAATATCGCACGGTTTTACCCTTGGGTAATTGTTATTGCCGTTTATCCATTGCGGTTCCTGAATCCTTTGATTATCGTGGACCTGGAAGTCTCGAAGGAAAACGCATTGCCACCAGCTACCCTTATTTGCTGACCCAGTATTTAAATGAAAGAAAAATTCGTGTCGAAAGGCTAGTGCTATCAGGCTCTGTTGAAGTCGCACCACGAATGGGCATGGCAGATGCCATCTGCGATTTGGTATCGAGTGGTCAAACCCTGGAAGATAATAAACTCATCGAAGTGGAAACGGTTCTCAAAAGTCAGGCCACCTTTATTCAATCCATTCATACTATAACCACAGAGCAACAAGCCTTGTTTGATATGCTGGCACGCCGTATTAAGGCAGTTCAGCAAGCCTCTGAACGTAAATACATTGTTTTTCATGCACCTACCATGGCTCTTGAGAAAATTTGTAACCACTTGCCAGGAGCAGAATCACCAACGATCGTGCCACTGCCAGCCAATCCTAACAAAGTGGCTGTTCATGTTGTCTCCAGTGAAAGGATTTTCTGGAATACCTTGGAAACCATTCAATCATTGGGTGCCAGTTCCATTTTGGTTTTACCGATTGAAAAAATGCTGGAGTAA
- a CDS encoding YerC/YecD family TrpR-related protein, with protein MKSHHTTKQESLQHLLHAISLLKSTEEAAAFFTDLCTPAELEAMADRWQVVPLLRKGMPYRTIHDETGVSVTTITRVARCLSLGSGGYNLIYERQENT; from the coding sequence ATGAAATCACATCACACAACCAAACAAGAGTCATTGCAACATCTCCTGCATGCCATAAGCTTATTGAAATCAACCGAAGAAGCAGCTGCTTTCTTTACAGATTTATGCACACCTGCGGAATTGGAAGCGATGGCCGATCGCTGGCAAGTGGTTCCTTTGCTGCGCAAAGGTATGCCCTATCGCACCATTCATGATGAAACTGGTGTTAGTGTCACCACCATTACCCGCGTCGCACGTTGTTTATCACTAGGCAGCGGCGGCTATAACCTAATTTATGAACGCCAGGAAAACACGTGA
- a CDS encoding DUF1566 domain-containing protein gives MNKKQYIVALGLAFTHATIGYAVNPATKEYVDAQFAILQSQIAAIGKQGAVVGGVTTAGDNISVTGAGIANDPYVVANSARRVGEQQDGGIIFLVDATGQAGLITATADEPAAAMWQDAMDACTNKAGGGWFLPTRTQLTFLWNNRYLIDSNDANGGFTINNYWSSTQSDAIGAWVQNFENGSQGLGDKFNNFQVRCVRAFT, from the coding sequence ATGAATAAGAAACAATACATTGTTGCTCTAGGTTTAGCGTTCACACACGCTACCATAGGGTATGCTGTCAATCCGGCCACAAAAGAATATGTGGATGCGCAATTTGCTATATTACAGTCTCAAATTGCTGCTATTGGGAAACAAGGCGCAGTGGTCGGAGGGGTCACGACGGCAGGTGATAACATTTCTGTGACTGGAGCAGGTATAGCGAATGACCCTTATGTCGTGGCAAATAGCGCCCGTCGAGTCGGCGAACAGCAAGATGGAGGGATAATCTTTCTTGTTGATGCGACAGGCCAGGCTGGACTGATTACGGCCACTGCAGATGAGCCTGCTGCAGCGATGTGGCAAGACGCTATGGATGCCTGCACGAATAAAGCGGGTGGTGGCTGGTTCTTGCCTACCAGAACCCAATTGACCTTTTTATGGAATAACCGTTATTTAATAGACTCTAATGATGCTAATGGGGGTTTTACTATTAACAACTATTGGAGTTCTACCCAGAGCGACGCAATTGGCGCGTGGGTTCAGAACTTCGAGAATGGCAGTCAGGGCCTAGGTGATAAGTTCAATAATTTCCAGGTTAGGTGTGTCCGGGCTTTCACTTAG
- the trxC gene encoding thioredoxin TrxC, which yields MNDPIHIVCPHCHTTNRLPSMRLIEHPKCGKCQKWLFDGKPVALDHALFEHHLQNNDIPLLVDFWAEWCGPCKVMAPYFESAARLLEPKIRLVKINTEIQQVLASRYRIQSIPTLMLTVHGKEIARSSGVMGTQDIVRWVNQHLD from the coding sequence ATGAATGACCCAATCCATATTGTTTGTCCTCATTGCCACACCACTAACCGATTACCCTCCATGCGTTTGATTGAACATCCAAAGTGTGGGAAATGCCAAAAATGGCTATTTGATGGGAAACCGGTGGCATTAGATCATGCTCTTTTTGAGCATCATCTCCAGAATAATGATATACCCCTGTTAGTTGATTTTTGGGCTGAATGGTGTGGTCCTTGTAAAGTAATGGCGCCTTATTTCGAATCCGCAGCCCGTCTCCTTGAGCCTAAAATTCGATTAGTCAAAATCAATACGGAAATCCAGCAAGTTTTAGCCAGCCGTTATAGAATTCAAAGCATCCCTACTCTGATGCTTACCGTACATGGAAAAGAAATTGCCCGAAGCTCTGGAGTGATGGGAACACAAGATATCGTTCGATGGGTAAATCAACACCTCGATTAA
- a CDS encoding DUF1566 domain-containing protein — protein MIKQCIHALFLVCVLIGTSTAYAANPATREYVDAQVTILRSQIMAIPAGKQGPVGPQGEQGSQGEQGPQGEQGPQGEQGPQGEQGPQGEQGPQGEQGPQGEPGPQGEQGPQGEQGPQGEQGPQGEQGPQGEQGPQGEQGPQGEQGPQGEEGPQGEQGPQGEQGPQGEQGPQGEPGPQGPAGADGVGGVTTAGDNISVTGAGTVNDPYVVTNIARRVGEQQDGGIIFFVDGTGQSGLVAATTDEPGTYTWYGAISQCQNKDSGGGWFLPKKSQLTLLWTNRYALDPNSNNGGFDVSIYWSSTEFDEDYAWGQDFNSGIQGYLSNDFEKFANNLVRCIRVF, from the coding sequence ATGATTAAACAATGCATTCATGCTCTATTTTTAGTCTGTGTTTTAATAGGCACAAGCACAGCCTATGCTGCTAATCCGGCTACAAGAGAATATGTAGACGCTCAAGTTACTATATTGCGATCACAAATTATGGCTATTCCTGCTGGGAAACAAGGTCCCGTAGGTCCTCAAGGTGAACAGGGTTCTCAAGGTGAACAGGGCCCTCAAGGTGAACAAGGCCCTCAAGGTGAACAGGGCCCTCAAGGTGAACAGGGCCCTCAAGGTGAACAGGGCCCTCAAGGTGAACAGGGCCCTCAAGGTGAACCGGGCCCTCAAGGTGAACAGGGCCCTCAAGGTGAACAGGGCCCTCAAGGTGAACAGGGTCCTCAAGGTGAACAGGGCCCTCAAGGTGAACAGGGCCCTCAAGGTGAACAGGGCCCTCAAGGTGAACAGGGCCCTCAAGGTGAAGAGGGTCCTCAAGGTGAACAGGGTCCTCAAGGTGAACAGGGTCCTCAAGGTGAACAGGGTCCTCAAGGTGAACCGGGTCCTCAAGGTCCAGCTGGTGCTGATGGTGTCGGAGGCGTTACGACGGCAGGCGATAATATTTCTGTAACTGGAGCAGGTACGGTAAATGATCCTTACGTTGTGACCAACATTGCTCGTCGCGTTGGTGAACAACAAGATGGCGGAATAATTTTCTTTGTTGATGGCACCGGCCAGTCTGGGTTAGTTGCAGCAACAACAGATGAGCCAGGTACCTATACTTGGTATGGCGCTATTAGCCAATGTCAAAATAAAGATAGTGGAGGAGGTTGGTTTTTACCCAAAAAGTCCCAGTTGACTTTGCTGTGGACTAATCGCTATGCATTAGATCCTAATTCTAATAATGGCGGTTTTGACGTTAGCATCTATTGGAGTTCTACTGAGTTTGATGAGGATTACGCGTGGGGTCAGGACTTTAATAGTGGTATTCAGGGTTATTTGTCGAACGATTTCGAAAAGTTCGCCAACAATCTGGTTAGATGTATTCGGGTTTTTTAA
- a CDS encoding helix-turn-helix domain-containing protein produces the protein MPIIVNLDVMMAKRKCRLKDLAEAIGITEANLSILKNGKAKAVRFATLDAICTYLQCQPGDLLEYEK, from the coding sequence ATGCCCATTATTGTTAACTTGGATGTCATGATGGCAAAACGCAAATGCCGGCTAAAAGATTTGGCCGAAGCAATCGGCATTACCGAGGCTAATCTATCCATTTTAAAAAATGGTAAAGCAAAAGCGGTGCGTTTTGCGACCTTGGATGCGATATGCACCTATTTACAGTGTCAACCCGGCGATCTGCTCGAATATGAAAAATAA
- a CDS encoding DUF2975 domain-containing protein: protein MQKIKSTSHLLFLFFRTLCWGIPLLMTYFILFNLQGMVNLGIWMHLALPDPIQNLEHFSLMHRLLILAIEAMPVSITVLICHQLANLFHLYEQGYLFEEKNIRLIKNISIYMIIGELIQLIYQPLITLSLTFNNPVGERLVSISLGSTNLSTLITAFIILVASWIIKEAQQLQSDSQLTI, encoded by the coding sequence ATGCAAAAAATAAAATCCACCAGTCATCTGCTTTTCCTCTTTTTTCGCACCCTTTGCTGGGGCATTCCGCTCTTGATGACCTATTTTATTTTATTTAACCTGCAAGGCATGGTGAATTTGGGGATATGGATGCATCTTGCTTTACCTGACCCTATTCAAAACCTAGAACATTTTTCTTTGATGCATCGTTTGCTTATTTTGGCTATTGAAGCCATGCCAGTATCCATCACGGTTTTAATTTGTCATCAATTAGCAAACTTGTTTCATCTGTATGAGCAAGGGTATTTATTTGAAGAAAAAAATATTCGTCTGATTAAAAACATTAGTATTTACATGATCATAGGTGAATTAATTCAATTAATCTATCAACCGTTGATAACGCTAAGTTTGACTTTTAATAATCCAGTCGGTGAACGTCTGGTAAGTATTTCATTAGGATCAACGAATCTATCGACGCTTATTACCGCCTTTATTATTTTAGTCGCTTCATGGATTATCAAAGAAGCACAACAACTGCAATCCGATTCCCAATTAACAATCTAA
- a CDS encoding GyrI-like domain-containing protein, which translates to MPKTPTVTYINRFTVMGLSVRTINRDEFNQKTAKLPTLWENFSSKGIADQVINRVPHSPIFGVYSDYESDATGYYTVTAGVTVEKEEEERIEWNTIHIPSGHYLVFENNSMLPQAVVETWKNVWHYFESQNTYQRNFNADFEVYRGAEDFALYIGIKTGQNGVILSEGSKDLL; encoded by the coding sequence ATGCCCAAAACACCAACAGTAACCTATATTAACCGCTTTACCGTCATGGGTTTAAGCGTAAGAACCATAAACCGTGACGAATTTAATCAAAAAACAGCCAAATTACCAACGCTTTGGGAAAATTTTTCCTCAAAAGGTATTGCTGATCAGGTGATTAACCGCGTGCCTCATTCACCGATTTTTGGGGTGTATTCTGACTACGAATCCGATGCAACTGGATATTATACCGTGACCGCCGGAGTCACCGTAGAGAAAGAAGAAGAAGAACGTATTGAATGGAATACCATTCATATTCCGTCAGGTCATTACCTTGTCTTTGAAAATAACAGCATGCTTCCTCAAGCTGTGGTTGAAACCTGGAAAAACGTTTGGCATTATTTTGAATCACAAAATACATATCAGCGAAATTTTAACGCTGATTTTGAAGTATACCGTGGTGCAGAGGATTTTGCGCTTTATATTGGGATTAAGACAGGGCAAAATGGTGTCATCCTCAGCGAAGGATCTAAGGATCTTCTGTAG
- a CDS encoding VOC family protein has translation MIYPNTIILYVDSPAISAAFYADLLGQQPSESSPTFALFVLDNPMKLGLWAKHTVEPMADVTGGGGELAFSVDNARVVDELYARWKHKKLTIAQLPTKMDFGYTFVALDPDGHRLRVYSLHQS, from the coding sequence ATGATTTACCCTAATACCATTATTCTGTACGTGGATTCCCCTGCCATCAGCGCGGCATTCTATGCCGACTTATTAGGCCAGCAACCAAGCGAGTCATCGCCAACATTTGCTTTATTTGTCTTGGACAATCCTATGAAATTAGGGCTATGGGCTAAACACACCGTTGAGCCGATGGCTGATGTGACCGGTGGTGGTGGAGAGTTGGCCTTTTCCGTTGATAATGCCCGCGTAGTTGACGAACTTTATGCCCGCTGGAAGCATAAGAAATTAACCATAGCCCAATTACCAACTAAAATGGATTTTGGCTACACCTTTGTGGCGCTTGACCCAGATGGGCATCGACTTCGAGTGTACTCTCTACACCAATCATGA
- a CDS encoding helix-turn-helix transcriptional regulator, with the protein MSRAERLFDLIQLLRRHRYPVNGATLAHELGISLRTLYRDIASLQAQGAQIEGEPGIGYILRPGFMLPPLMFLDEEIEALVLGSRWVAKKADRQLKIAASNALAKIAAVLPLHLRNQLEASGLLIGPGQVIAAGDDELALIRQAIRKEHKLDMTYTDLNHNSSRRLIWPLALGFFDQVRILIAWCELRQDFRHFRTDRITQLTLIETRYPHHRQELLKKWRAIHSIPEQL; encoded by the coding sequence TTGTCTCGCGCTGAACGTCTTTTTGATTTAATTCAATTATTACGCAGACACCGTTATCCTGTGAATGGCGCAACATTAGCTCATGAATTAGGGATTAGTCTGCGCACGCTCTATCGTGATATAGCCAGCTTACAAGCTCAAGGAGCACAAATAGAAGGTGAGCCAGGCATTGGCTATATTCTGCGCCCCGGTTTTATGCTGCCGCCTCTCATGTTTCTGGACGAGGAAATTGAAGCGCTTGTACTTGGTTCACGCTGGGTAGCTAAGAAAGCAGACCGTCAATTAAAAATTGCAGCGTCAAATGCGTTAGCCAAAATTGCAGCTGTTCTTCCACTGCATCTGCGCAATCAACTTGAAGCTTCCGGCCTTTTAATTGGTCCTGGACAAGTCATTGCCGCTGGTGATGATGAGCTTGCTCTGATTCGACAAGCCATTCGCAAAGAACATAAACTTGATATGACGTATACGGATCTGAATCATAACTCTTCACGGCGACTCATTTGGCCTTTGGCTCTGGGTTTTTTTGATCAAGTGCGTATTCTTATCGCCTGGTGTGAATTGCGACAAGATTTTCGCCATTTTCGCACCGATAGAATCACTCAACTCACATTAATAGAAACCCGTTATCCACATCATCGTCAAGAATTACTCAAAAAATGGCGTGCCATTCATTCCATCCCGGAGCAACTATAG
- the pgi gene encoding glucose-6-phosphate isomerase → MQQLTKQNLWKSLEDHAQTLHAQTLNRSHQRAPCPTRQYTACNIRLDYSHQHVTDHTLELLFSLAKRCSLQEKIQGLLTGDKVNLSENRPALHTALRAPEHTEIWVDGHNIMEDVIVARHKMKALVEQIRNKQWLGFSGQPIRDIVNIGMGGSDLGPRFCIKAFADYRSPDFGYHFISDADPNSFNNAVAMLNPETTLFIVSSKSFTTQETLYNARKAMAWIGHPKHYDRHFIAVTAQVEKAYQFGIPTVLPIWNWVGGRYSFCSAINLIGAIALGYESFNQILAGAHSMDQHFQHSQFSDNLPILLGLLGVWNNNFLSFHNLLILTYAQQLEQLMPYIQQLDMESNGKSIDNQGNPVRCATGPLVWGGPGNQAQHSYYQLLCQGTHKVAADIITLKSFEGQIINDMAAAKIEVLAYGVHDKDPNAFISGNLPLNHLCLEDCSPFTIGALIALYEHKIFTQSIIWDINAFDQPGVESAKRTRLLQKTEQSMV, encoded by the coding sequence ATGCAGCAATTAACAAAACAAAACCTATGGAAATCATTGGAAGACCATGCCCAAACCTTACATGCTCAAACGCTAAATCGCAGCCATCAAAGAGCACCCTGCCCAACACGTCAATACACCGCCTGTAATATCCGCCTTGATTATTCCCATCAGCATGTGACCGATCATACCCTTGAATTACTGTTTTCTCTGGCCAAACGTTGTTCTTTGCAAGAAAAAATCCAGGGATTGCTAACAGGCGATAAAGTAAACTTAAGCGAGAACCGGCCAGCACTCCATACCGCATTACGCGCACCAGAACATACCGAGATTTGGGTGGATGGCCATAATATCATGGAAGACGTTATCGTAGCACGCCATAAAATGAAGGCTCTGGTTGAACAGATTCGAAACAAGCAATGGCTTGGTTTTTCCGGACAACCTATTCGGGATATTGTTAATATCGGTATGGGGGGCTCTGACCTGGGACCAAGATTTTGCATTAAGGCATTCGCGGACTATCGTTCGCCTGATTTTGGTTACCATTTTATCTCAGACGCGGATCCAAACAGCTTTAATAATGCTGTAGCAATGCTTAACCCAGAGACAACTCTATTTATTGTCTCATCAAAATCATTTACAACACAAGAAACATTATACAATGCCCGCAAAGCAATGGCCTGGATAGGACACCCAAAACATTATGATCGGCATTTTATCGCCGTAACAGCTCAGGTCGAAAAAGCATATCAGTTCGGTATCCCCACCGTATTGCCCATTTGGAATTGGGTTGGTGGTCGTTATTCTTTTTGTTCGGCAATTAACCTGATTGGCGCCATTGCCTTAGGCTATGAGTCATTTAACCAAATTCTTGCTGGCGCACACAGCATGGATCAGCATTTTCAGCACAGTCAATTTAGTGATAATCTGCCTATACTCTTAGGGCTATTAGGAGTTTGGAATAACAATTTTCTATCCTTTCATAATCTGCTGATTCTTACTTATGCCCAACAACTTGAGCAGCTTATGCCCTACATCCAGCAATTGGATATGGAAAGCAATGGTAAATCCATTGATAATCAAGGCAACCCAGTTCGTTGCGCAACGGGGCCATTGGTTTGGGGCGGACCCGGTAATCAGGCTCAACACAGTTATTATCAATTGTTATGTCAGGGAACCCATAAAGTGGCTGCTGATATAATCACTTTAAAAAGCTTTGAAGGCCAAATCATCAATGACATGGCTGCCGCTAAAATCGAAGTACTTGCCTACGGCGTGCATGATAAGGATCCCAATGCTTTTATTTCTGGCAATTTACCCCTAAATCATCTTTGTCTTGAAGATTGTTCACCGTTCACGATAGGAGCACTCATCGCGCTTTACGAGCATAAAATTTTTACTCAAAGCATTATTTGGGATATAAATGCCTTTGATCAGCCTGGTGTAGAAAGTGCAAAAAGAACCCGTTTGCTGCAGAAAACTGAACAATCCATGGTTTAA
- the csrA gene encoding carbon storage regulator CsrA, which produces MLILTRRIGETLIIGDDVNITVLGVKGNQVRLGINAPKDVSVHREEIYLRIQQEKQGSDAEEVV; this is translated from the coding sequence ATGTTGATTTTAACTCGCCGTATTGGTGAAACATTAATTATTGGAGATGATGTAAATATTACCGTCTTGGGAGTGAAAGGAAATCAGGTACGCCTGGGTATTAATGCACCTAAAGATGTTTCTGTACATCGTGAAGAGATTTATCTGCGAATCCAGCAGGAAAAACAAGGCAGTGATGCTGAAGAGGTTGTTTAA